In one Lycium barbarum isolate Lr01 chromosome 7, ASM1917538v2, whole genome shotgun sequence genomic region, the following are encoded:
- the LOC132603340 gene encoding uncharacterized protein LOC132603340 isoform X3, with the protein MSFMKGDLLSRTRRLVKGLAKAEPVWLKAMEQAPPATFPRAENKLKPICLPEDVYIKKFFQKHPESKHEDAIKISGFDPPPARIFGGRVLELKEQGVSEEEAMAVADMEYRAERKAKKKAYSRLKQIARLQGKKPPLNPYPSAIKEIQAEERKFVHDRFYNRDILQIVERLKEERQAELQDRRGGGG; encoded by the exons ATGTCGTTTATGAAAGGTGATTTGCTAAGCAGAACAAGAAGGCTTGTCAAAGGCTTGGCCAAGGCTGAACCTGTCTGGCTCAAAGCGATGGAGCA GGCTCCACCTGCAACATTTCCTCGCGCTGAGAACAAACTGAAGCCTATCTGTCTACCTGAGGATGTCTACATCAAGAAGTTCTTCCAGAAGCACCCAGAATCTAAACACGAAGATGCTATTAA AATTTCTGGATTTGACCCTCCTCCAGCCCGAATTTTTGGGGGGCGAGTGCTCGAGTtaaaagaacagggggtcagtgaAGAGGAAGCTATGGCTGTTGCTGAT ATGGAATATCGAGCAGAAAGAAAAGCGAAAAAGAAAGCATATTCTCGATTGAAGCAGATTGCTCGACTTCAAGGGAAGAAACCACCTCTGAATCCATATCCAAGTGCTATCAAGGAGATACAAGCTGAAGAAAGGAAGTTTGTGCATGATCGTTTCTATAACCGAGATATTCTTCAAATTGTAGAGAGATTGAAGGAGGAGAGGCAAGCGGAGTTGCAAGACAGAAGAGGTGGAGGTGGCTG A
- the LOC132603340 gene encoding uncharacterized protein LOC132603340 isoform X2 has translation MSFMKGDLLSRTRRLVKGLAKAEPVWLKAMEQAPPATFPRAENKLKPICLPEDVYIKKFFQKHPESKHEDAIKISGFDPPPARIFGGRVLELKEQGVSEEEAMAVADMEYRAERKAKKKAYSRLKQIARLQGKKPPLNPYPSAIKEIQAEERKFVHDRFYNRDILQIVERLKEERQAELQDRRGGGGW, from the exons ATGTCGTTTATGAAAGGTGATTTGCTAAGCAGAACAAGAAGGCTTGTCAAAGGCTTGGCCAAGGCTGAACCTGTCTGGCTCAAAGCGATGGAGCA GGCTCCACCTGCAACATTTCCTCGCGCTGAGAACAAACTGAAGCCTATCTGTCTACCTGAGGATGTCTACATCAAGAAGTTCTTCCAGAAGCACCCAGAATCTAAACACGAAGATGCTATTAA AATTTCTGGATTTGACCCTCCTCCAGCCCGAATTTTTGGGGGGCGAGTGCTCGAGTtaaaagaacagggggtcagtgaAGAGGAAGCTATGGCTGTTGCTGAT ATGGAATATCGAGCAGAAAGAAAAGCGAAAAAGAAAGCATATTCTCGATTGAAGCAGATTGCTCGACTTCAAGGGAAGAAACCACCTCTGAATCCATATCCAAGTGCTATCAAGGAGATACAAGCTGAAGAAAGGAAGTTTGTGCATGATCGTTTCTATAACCGAGATATTCTTCAAATTGTAGAGAGATTGAAGGAGGAGAGGCAAGCGGAGTTGCAAGACAGAAGAGGTGGAGGTGGCTG GTGA
- the LOC132603340 gene encoding uncharacterized protein LOC132603340 isoform X1 → MSFMKGDLLSRTRRLVKGLAKAEPVWLKAMEQAPPATFPRAENKLKPICLPEDVYIKKFFQKHPESKHEDAIKISGFDPPPARIFGGRVLELKEQGVSEEEAMAVADMEYRAERKAKKKAYSRLKQIARLQGKKPPLNPYPSAIKEIQAEERKFVHDRFYNRDILQIVERLKEERQAELQDRRGGGGW, encoded by the exons ATGTCGTTTATGAAAGGTGATTTGCTAAGCAGAACAAGAAGGCTTGTCAAAGGCTTGGCCAAGGCTGAACCTGTCTGGCTCAAAGCGATGGAGCA GGCTCCACCTGCAACATTTCCTCGCGCTGAGAACAAACTGAAGCCTATCTGTCTACCTGAGGATGTCTACATCAAGAAGTTCTTCCAGAAGCACCCAGAATCTAAACACGAAGATGCTATTAA AATTTCTGGATTTGACCCTCCTCCAGCCCGAATTTTTGGGGGGCGAGTGCTCGAGTtaaaagaacagggggtcagtgaAGAGGAAGCTATGGCTGTTGCTGAT ATGGAATATCGAGCAGAAAGAAAAGCGAAAAAGAAAGCATATTCTCGATTGAAGCAGATTGCTCGACTTCAAGGGAAGAAACCACCTCTGAATCCATATCCAAGTGCTATCAAGGAGATACAAGCTGAAGAAAGGAAGTTTGTGCATGATCGTTTCTATAACCGAGATATTCTTCAAATTGTAGAGAGATTGAAGGAGGAGAGGCAAGCGGAGTTGCAAGACAGAAGAGGTGGAGGTGGCTGGTAA